A window from Citrobacter amalonaticus encodes these proteins:
- the cbrA gene encoding colicin M resistance lipid reductase CbrA codes for MEHFDVAIIGLGPAGAALARKLSGKMRVLALDKKRQCGNEGFTKPCGGLLAPDAQRSFIRDGITLPVDVIANPQIFSVKTVDADASLKRNYQRSYININRHAFDLWMKSLIPDEVQVYHDSLCRKIWREEGKWHVIFRADGWEQQITARYLVGADGANSLVRRYLYPDHQIRKYVAIQQWFAESHPVPFYACIFDNAATDCYSWSISKDGYFIFGGAYPMKDGQARFEALKEKMTAFQFRFGTPVKSEKCTVLFPSRWADFVCGEENAFLIGEAAGFISASSLEGISYALDSAEILRSVLMKDAPDINRAYRKATRKLRCKLYGKILKSRCLTAPVLRNAIMRSGIAHIPLSQDDQPTATSGGLVKEY; via the coding sequence ATGGAACATTTCGACGTAGCGATTATCGGTCTCGGCCCGGCCGGCGCAGCGCTGGCGCGTAAACTAAGCGGCAAGATGCGTGTGCTTGCGCTGGATAAAAAACGGCAGTGCGGCAACGAGGGGTTTACAAAACCCTGTGGCGGTTTACTGGCGCCGGACGCACAGCGTTCGTTCATCCGCGACGGGATCACGCTACCGGTGGATGTCATTGCCAACCCGCAGATTTTCAGCGTCAAAACGGTGGATGCCGACGCATCGCTGAAGCGCAATTACCAGCGCAGCTACATCAATATTAATCGTCATGCCTTTGATTTATGGATGAAATCATTGATCCCGGATGAGGTACAGGTGTACCACGACAGCCTGTGTCGAAAAATCTGGCGAGAAGAGGGGAAGTGGCACGTGATTTTTCGCGCCGACGGTTGGGAACAGCAGATTACCGCCCGCTATCTGGTGGGTGCCGACGGGGCAAACTCGTTGGTGCGTCGCTATCTTTATCCGGACCATCAGATTCGCAAATATGTCGCCATCCAGCAGTGGTTCGCGGAAAGTCATCCGGTCCCGTTTTACGCCTGTATTTTCGATAACGCCGCAACGGACTGCTACTCCTGGAGTATCAGCAAAGACGGCTATTTCATCTTTGGCGGCGCGTATCCGATGAAGGATGGCCAGGCGCGCTTCGAGGCGCTGAAAGAGAAAATGACTGCGTTTCAATTCCGCTTCGGCACGCCGGTAAAAAGCGAGAAATGTACCGTACTCTTCCCGTCGCGCTGGGCGGATTTCGTCTGCGGCGAAGAGAACGCGTTTCTGATTGGCGAGGCAGCCGGATTTATCAGCGCCAGTTCACTGGAAGGAATTAGCTACGCCCTGGATAGTGCGGAGATCCTCAGGTCCGTACTGATGAAGGATGCGCCGGATATTAACCGCGCTTACCGGAAAGCCACCCGCAAATTGCGCTGCAAGCTATATGGCAAAATCCTGAAGAGTCGCTGTTTGACGGCGCCCGTATTGCGAAACGCGATTATGCGAAGCGGCATCGCGCATATCCCACTTAGCCAGGATGACCAGCCCACCGCAACGTCTGGCGGGCTGGTAAAGGAGTATTAG
- the ibpB gene encoding small heat shock chaperone IbpB, which translates to MRNYDLSPLLRQWIGFDKLATALQNTGESQSFPPYNIEKSDDNHYRITLALAGFRQEDLDIQLEGTRLTVKGAPQQPEKETKWLHQGLVTQSFSLSFTLAENMEVSGATFTNGLLHIDLTRNVPEAVAPQRIAISERPALNS; encoded by the coding sequence ATGCGTAACTACGATTTATCCCCACTGCTGCGTCAATGGATCGGTTTTGACAAACTGGCCACCGCGTTACAAAACACCGGCGAAAGCCAGAGCTTCCCACCCTATAACATTGAAAAAAGCGACGATAATCACTATCGCATTACGCTTGCGCTGGCTGGTTTCCGTCAGGAAGATCTGGATATTCAACTGGAAGGCACCCGCCTGACCGTTAAGGGCGCGCCGCAGCAGCCTGAAAAAGAAACCAAGTGGTTGCATCAGGGACTGGTCACCCAGTCGTTCAGCCTGAGCTTTACGCTGGCTGAAAATATGGAGGTTTCCGGAGCGACGTTTACTAACGGGTTGTTGCATATCGATTTAACCCGTAACGTCCCGGAAGCAGTGGCTCCACAACGCATTGCCATTAGCGAACGTCCTGCATTAAATAGCTAA
- the ibpA gene encoding small heat shock chaperone IbpA: protein MRNFDLSPLYRSAIGFDRLFNLLENNQSQSNGGYPPYNVELVDENHYRIAIAVAGFAESELEITAQDNLLVVKGAHADEQKERTYLYQGIAERNFERKFQLAENIHVRGANLVNGLLYIDLERVIPEANKPRRIEIN, encoded by the coding sequence ATGCGTAACTTTGATTTATCCCCGCTATACCGTTCTGCTATTGGTTTCGACCGTCTGTTTAATCTGCTGGAAAATAACCAGAGCCAGAGTAATGGCGGCTACCCTCCGTACAACGTTGAGCTGGTAGACGAAAATCATTACCGCATTGCTATTGCCGTTGCCGGTTTCGCGGAGAGCGAGCTGGAAATCACCGCGCAGGATAACCTGCTGGTGGTGAAAGGTGCGCATGCGGACGAGCAAAAAGAACGGACTTACCTTTACCAGGGCATCGCGGAACGCAACTTTGAGCGTAAGTTCCAGTTAGCTGAGAACATCCATGTTCGCGGCGCGAATCTGGTCAATGGTCTGCTGTACATCGATCTCGAGCGTGTGATTCCGGAAGCGAACAAACCGCGCCGTATCGAAATCAATTAA
- a CDS encoding YceK/YidQ family lipoprotein, producing MIRNVLLTLMMCSGMVLLSGCSSVMSHTGGKEGTYPGTRASAAMIGDDETNWGTKSLAILDMPFTAVMDTLLLPWDLFRKDNSVRSRVERSEERTQVTNSVIPPAKMPAP from the coding sequence ATGATAAGAAATGTGTTGTTAACGCTGATGATGTGCAGTGGGATGGTTTTACTGAGTGGTTGCTCCAGCGTAATGTCACATACCGGTGGTAAAGAGGGAACTTATCCTGGCACCCGCGCCAGCGCCGCTATGATAGGAGATGACGAAACAAACTGGGGTACTAAATCGCTGGCCATACTGGATATGCCCTTTACTGCGGTAATGGACACGCTCCTGTTGCCGTGGGATCTGTTCCGCAAAGATAATTCGGTCAGATCGCGTGTCGAAAGAAGCGAGGAGAGAACACAGGTAACCAACTCCGTCATCCCTCCTGCGAAAATGCCGGCTCCCTGA
- a CDS encoding DUF3748 domain-containing protein codes for MKQVTFTPRNHQLTNTRTWTPDSHWLVFDVRPSGASFTGETIERVNVHTGEGEVIYRATQGAHVGVVTVHPQAEKYVFIHGPENPDATWQYDFHHRRGVIAEQGQVTNLDAMDITSPYTPGALRGGSHVHVFSPDGEFVSFTYNDHVMHERDLALDLRNVGVAVPYGPVAVSAQHPREYSGSHWCVLVSQTTPDPTPGSDEITRAYEEGWVGNHALAFIGDTLSVNGEKVPELFLVELPQDEEGWKTPGEAPLEGTDATLPSPPRGVVQRRLTFTHARRFPGLATVPRHWVRSNPQATEIAFLMRDDVGIVQLWLIPAQGGEPRQLTHHATGIQSAFNWHPSGKWLGFVLDNRIACCDVHSGDIIFLTQNHGNPPSADAVVFSPDGQFVAWMEEVDGFRQLWMTETGR; via the coding sequence ATGAAGCAAGTCACCTTTACGCCGCGTAATCATCAGCTTACCAATACCCGGACCTGGACGCCTGACAGCCACTGGCTGGTTTTTGACGTCCGTCCGTCAGGGGCTTCTTTTACCGGCGAGACCATTGAACGGGTGAATGTCCATACCGGTGAGGGGGAGGTGATTTATCGCGCAACGCAGGGAGCGCACGTCGGTGTGGTAACAGTGCATCCGCAGGCGGAGAAATATGTGTTTATTCATGGGCCTGAAAACCCGGACGCGACGTGGCAATACGACTTTCATCATCGTCGTGGCGTGATTGCCGAACAGGGACAGGTGACAAATCTGGACGCGATGGATATCACTTCTCCCTACACGCCGGGTGCACTGCGCGGCGGCAGTCATGTTCATGTTTTCAGCCCTGACGGCGAGTTTGTCAGCTTTACCTATAACGACCATGTGATGCATGAACGTGATTTGGCACTGGATTTACGCAACGTTGGCGTCGCGGTGCCTTATGGACCGGTGGCGGTATCCGCGCAGCACCCGCGTGAATACAGCGGTAGTCACTGGTGCGTACTGGTCAGCCAGACAACGCCTGACCCCACGCCGGGCAGCGATGAAATCACTCGTGCCTATGAAGAGGGCTGGGTGGGAAATCATGCGCTGGCGTTTATCGGTGATACGCTTTCCGTCAATGGTGAGAAAGTGCCTGAGCTGTTTCTGGTAGAACTGCCGCAGGATGAGGAGGGCTGGAAAACGCCAGGAGAGGCCCCTCTGGAAGGCACCGACGCAACCTTGCCCTCACCGCCGCGCGGTGTTGTCCAGCGTCGGCTGACGTTTACCCATGCACGCCGCTTTCCCGGGCTGGCGACGGTTCCGCGCCATTGGGTGCGCAGCAATCCGCAGGCAACAGAGATTGCGTTCCTGATGCGCGATGACGTGGGGATTGTGCAACTTTGGCTGATCCCGGCCCAGGGAGGCGAGCCTCGCCAGTTGACGCATCATGCCACGGGCATTCAATCCGCGTTTAACTGGCACCCGTCGGGGAAATGGCTGGGATTTGTGCTGGATAACCGTATCGCCTGCTGTGATGTCCACAGCGGCGACATTATCTTTTTAACCCAGAATCACGGCAATCCACCCTCTGCGGATGCCGTGGTATTTTCGCCAGACGGTCAGTTCGTGGCGTGGATGGAAGAGGTAGATGGTTTCCGTCAGCTGTGGATGACAGAAACCGGGCGGTAA